Proteins from a single region of Fusobacterium sp. SYSU M8D902:
- the rplL gene encoding 50S ribosomal protein L7/L12 gives MAFNKEQFIADLEAMTVLELKELVTALEEHFGVTAAAPVAVAVAGEGAAAAEEKTEFDVILANAGANKIAVIKEVRAITGLGLKEAKELVDNGGKLKEGVAKEEAEAIKEKLTAAGATVEVK, from the coding sequence ATGGCATTCAATAAAGAGCAATTTATAGCTGATTTAGAAGCTATGACAGTTTTAGAATTAAAAGAATTAGTAACTGCTTTAGAAGAGCACTTCGGTGTAACTGCAGCAGCTCCAGTAGCAGTAGCAGTAGCAGGAGAGGGAGCAGCAGCAGCTGAAGAGAAAACTGAGTTTGACGTAATATTAGCAAACGCAGGAGCTAATAAAATAGCTGTAATCAAAGAAGTAAGAGCAATTACTGGATTAGGATTAAAAGAAGCTAAAGAATTAGTAGACAACGGTGGAAAATTAAAAGAGGGAGTTGCTAAAGAAGAAGCTGAAGCTATAAAAGAGAAGTTAACAGCTGCTGGAGCAACTGTAGAAGTTAAGTAA